ACCGAGGGCGCGTTCCGGTAGAACTCGGTCATCAATTCCGCACGCTCCGTCGAGAGCGTGGGCTTGGTCTCCAGGCTGATCTGTCGCAGGCGTGCCACCCGTTCCGTCATGACGATCCTCCAGGTCGGACGATCAAGCCGCACCCTTCCAGCAGCCGGACCGCGCGCGCGACCTGGTCGGTGGATGGCGGTTGAACGTGGCCCAGGCGATAGGGCCGTTGCAGGCGCTCGTACTTGGCGAGGCCGGCGCGGTGATACGGCAGCACATCCACGCGCGTCAGGTGCAGCGACGCGAGGAAGGCGCCCATCGCGCGAACGTTCTCGTCGTCGTCGTTGACGCCCGGGATGAGCGGGAAGCGGACCAGCACCTGCGAGTGCACGGCCGCGAGTCGTTCGAGGTTCTGCAGGATGCGGAAGTTGGAGGCGCCGGTGAAGGCACGATGGCGGTCCTCGTCGATGATCTTGAGATCGAAGAGGAACAGGTCCGCGTCGCCCGCGGCCTCCATCAGGACGTCCGGGTCCACCTGGCCGCACGTGTCGACCGCGACGTGGACGCCCGCCGCGCGACACGCCGCGAGCATCTCGAGCGTGAAGACGGGCTGCATCAACGGTTCGCCGCCGGAGAACGTGACCCCCCCTCCCGACTCGTCGTAGAAGATCCGGTCGCGCTCGATCTCGGCCATCAGCGCGTCCACGCTCATGCTGCGGCCGACCAGCTCGCGCGCGCCCGTCGGGCACGCCTCGGCGCAGGCGCCGCACGTATCGCAGGCGTCCGGTGTGACCATGCCGCCGTCGGCGGCCGGCTGAACCGCGTGATGCGGGCAGACGGCCGTGCACGCGCCGCAGCGGACGCACCGCTCGGCGCGGGGCATGAATTCCGGGGACGAAAGCTGGCTCTCCGGGCTATGGCACCATGCGCAGCGCAGCGGACAACCCTTCAGGAACACGGTCGTCCGGATGCCCGGTCCGTCGTGGATCGCAAACCGCTCGATCCGGAGCACTCGCCCCTCGATCACCGACCGCCCCACGAACGCCGGATCAGACCACGTCGCGCACGTCACTGCATGCTCCCATCACTCTCGCCAAGTCCCCGCCGCTTCGTCCGTTACCAGTTTCCCCGTTCGCCGAGAATCGTCACCACCCGTGCGTACCGTTCCACCGCCCCGCGCCACGTGCGCGAGACCGCCGTCTCGACCGCATCGGCGTCGCCGCGGCGCAGGGCTTCGATGATGGCGGCGCGCTCGCGCTCCGCCTCGTCAAAGGCCGAGATGATCGCCGTCGTGTAGACCCGCTCGTACCGTTCGGCTTGCGGCTGCAGGACCTCGAGTTCCGCGATCAACCGCGGGCCCGCCGCCGCCGTCGCATACGTGCGGTGGAAACACGCGTGCAGGTCCTGGGCGCGAAGCAGGTCGGGCGGGCGATCGGCCGCAGCCTGGTGCAGCAAGTCGGCCAGCCGCGCCAACTCGTCGGCCAGCGCCTCGCGCTGCGGCGCCTCGAGCGCGGCCGCCAGCCGCGCGCCAGCCGCTTCGAGCGCGCCGGTAATCAGGAAGACCTCCCGCATGTCGGCCGCCGTCAACGGAGCCACGCTGGCACGCAGCATCTGCCCGGCCGGCTGAGCCGTCACGAATCCCTCCTGCAGCAAGCGTTGCAGCGCGGCGCGGACGGGGGTGCGGCTCACGCCGAGACGCGCGGACAAATCGGTTTCGACGAGCGGCGTGCCGGGCGCCAGGCGGCCGGACACGATGAGGTCATGCAGCCGCTGGTAAGCGGAGACGGTGATGTCGATGCGGAGCAAACCACCCTTTGCGCGGGCGCGGAGGCCCGCGGCCACCGGGGCTTGGTCCGCCGGAGATTCTCCGCTGGCCCGGGCCGAACGGCCAGGGTGCCTGATGAGCTTTGCGGTGGGTCTGCTGGCGGCTGGAGACATGCGGTCGGCTCGTGTACGGTTTCAATGTACACCAGTTGAACGTTGCACTGCACACAATTCGGTATACACTACGCCCACCGAGTCCCCCCTCGAGCTGGAGACCCGCATGATGAACGGGACGATTGCGTTGCTCGCGGTGCTCGTCGCGCTCACGATCCTCTACGTCGCCGCCTGGATCGTGATGCTCGTCCGCTCGCGCCGCCAACAGGCCGACGCCTCTCGGTGCCGCCCCTGGCCGGGCCCGATCGAACTGGCCATCGGCCTTGTCACCGACTTCTTCGACACGCTCGGCATCGGCAACTTCGCTACCACAACGGCGGCCTTCAAGCTCTTTCGCCTCGTGCCGGACGAGCGGATTCCCGGCACGCTCAACGCCGGCCACACGCTGCCGGTCGTTGCCGAGGCGCTGATCTACGTGGCGATCCTCCAGGTTGACATGACGACGCTCGTTGCCATGATCGGCGCGGCCGTCGCGGGCGCCTGGCTCGGTGCGGGTATCGTCGCGCGCCTGCCGCGGCGGGCCATCCAGATCGGGATGGGCTGTGCGCTGCTCGTGGCGGCCACGCTGATGCTGCTCACCCAGTTCGGCGTGCTCGCGCGCCTCACCGGCGAGACGCTGAGCCTGTCGGGACTCCGGTTTGCCGTCGGCGTCACCGCCAACTTCGTCCTGGGCGCGCTGATGACGCTCGGAATCGGCCTCTACGCGCCGTGCATGATTCTCGTGAGCCTGCTCGGCATGAACCCCACCGCGGCCTTCCCGATCATGATGGGATCGTGCGCCTTCCTGATGCCCGTCGGAAGCCTGCGGTTCATCTCCCTCGACAAGTACAGTCTGCGGGCGGCGCTCGGCCTGACCATCGGGGGCATACCCGGTGTGCTCCTGGCCGCGTTCCTGGTAAAGTCCCTCTCGCTCGGAGCCGTTCGCTGGCTGGTCGTCTTCGTCGTTGTGTATGCTGCCGTCATGATGCTCCGCTCGGCGTGGACCGAGCGAGCGGGCGGGGCCAGAGTGATCGAGGTCGGTCGGTAATCACACGGAGATTGCTGCATGTTCCAGATCCGTACGTATCGACGCGCGGCGCCCGCAGTCGTGGCGCTCCTGTCAGTGCTCGGCTTCATCGTCCTGGCGCAGATGCCCGTGGGGGCGCAAGCGCCGGCCAAGGCTTCTGGGAAGACGGCCGCCGCCGCACCCGCCGCTCCAGCCGTCGTCGCTGACGCGCAGTTTCGCGTCAAGGCCTTCGACCAGGTGGTGAGCATGAAGGCGACGTCGCCCTTCAGGGATCTGAAGTGGCAGTTCATCGGCCCGACGAACATCAGCGGCAGGGTGGTGGACGTCGCCGTTGCGAATCGCAAGGGCAAGACCCGCGTCATCTACGTGGCGTCGGCCTCCGGCGGGTTGTGGAAGACCGAGAACGAAGGAACGACCTTCGAGCCGATCTTCGAACAGGGGCCGTCGGTACAGGGCGGCGACGTCACGGTCGCGCCGTCGGATCCGAACATCATCTGGTTTGGAACCGGCGAGGCGAACATCTTCCGCAGCTCGAACGCCGGCGTCGGGATCTACAAGTCGACCGACGCGGGGAAGACGTGGCAGCACATGGGCCTCGCGCCCACCCATACGATTCCGCGCATCGTCGTCCACCCGACGAACCCGGAAATTGTCTACGTCGCGGCCGGCGGCCACGAGTGGACGGACAACGAAGAGCGCGGCGTCTACAAGACGATTGATGGGGGCAAGACGTGGGACAAGATCCTGTTCGTCAACGCCAGGACAGCCGCGAACGACCTCGTAATGGATCCGACCGACCCGAACACGCTCTACGCGACGACCTGGCAGCGCATCCGGAAGAAGTGGAACGATCCGCGCAACGAGGCCGGCTATACGGGGAGCGGCATCCACAAGACCACTGACGGCGGCAAGACGTGGACGCCCATCAACGAAGGCCTGCCGGGCGCCGAATTTCGCGGGCGCATCGGGATCGACGTCGCCCGCTCCAACCCGAACGTGGTGTACGCCTTCGTGGACAATTACGAGATTGCGCGGCAGGCCAAGCCCGGCGAGATGGACTCCTATGGACGCCCGAGGCAGGGCACGATCAAGGGCGCGGAGATCTACCGCTCCGACAACAAGGGCCAGACCTGGAAGAAGGTGAGCGAGTCGAACGCCTACATGGAGGGCTCCGCCGCGACCTACGGCTGGGTGTTCTCTCAGGTCCGTGTCGATCCGAACAACGAGAACGTCGTGTATTTCATGGGGCTCCAGATCAACCAGTCCACCGACGGCGGGAAGACGTGGAAGGTGCTGCGCGGCATGCACACCGACCACCACGCGATGTGGATTGACCCGGCAAATTCGGACAACATCATCAACGGCAACGACGGCGGCATCGTGATGTCGTACGACTTCGGGAAGACGTGGCGGCAGTTCACCACCAACCTGCCAGTCGTGACGTTCTTCAACGTCGCGTACGACATGGCGGAACCCTTCCACGTCTACGGCTCGGTGCAGGACCACGGCAGCTATCGCGCGATCGTCGACCTGAGCAAGGGCCGCGACAAAATTCCGGTGCAGGTGTTCGAAGATGCGTTGGGCGGTGAGGGAACGACCCACGCGATCGACACGAGCGACAACAACACGGTGTACGCATCGAGCTTCTACGGCAATCTCGACCGCGCCGACCTCACGAAGCCCGGGACCGCGAGGGGATGGCGGCCCTCGTCGTTCCTGACAACCAACATCATGCCGAAGGCTGGCGAGGGCGAGGTCCTTCGTGGTCAGTGGATGGCGCCGACACTGGTGTCACCGCACGATCCGAACGTCGTCTACCACGGCCTGCAGTACGTCTACCGGTCGATGCACAAGGGCGACGCCTGGGAGCGAATCAGTCCTGACCTCACCGGCAACGTTCCGTCGATGCTCGGGGACATCCCGTACCAGACGCTGTATGCGCTGGCCGAGTCGCCGAAGCGCTTCGGCCTGCTCTACGCGGGGACCGACGATGGGCGGCTGCACATCACGCGGGACGGCGGCAAGGTGTGGACGGAGCTGACGGCGAACCTGCCGCAGAAGAAGTGGATCTCCCGCGTCGTGCCGTCGGCGTTCGACGAGGGCACGGTCTACGTGACGCAGAACGGCAAGCGTGACGATGAGTTCGCGGCCTACATCTACAAGTCCACCGATTTCGGCAAGACGTTCAAGAACATCGCGGGCAACATCCCGTGCGGTCCGGTCAACGTGATCCGCGAGGATCCCGCGAACCCGAAGATCCTCTATGTCGGTACGGACATGGCGGTCTTCGTGACGACCGACGGCGGCGCCACGTGGAACGTGCTCGGCGCCAACCTGCCGTCCACGTACGTGCAGGACATCGT
This DNA window, taken from Vicinamibacterales bacterium, encodes the following:
- a CDS encoding GntR family transcriptional regulator, with the translated sequence MAAGLRARAKGGLLRIDITVSAYQRLHDLIVSGRLAPGTPLVETDLSARLGVSRTPVRAALQRLLQEGFVTAQPAGQMLRASVAPLTAADMREVFLITGALEAAGARLAAALEAPQREALADELARLADLLHQAAADRPPDLLRAQDLHACFHRTYATAAAGPRLIAELEVLQPQAERYERVYTTAIISAFDEAERERAAIIEALRRGDADAVETAVSRTWRGAVERYARVVTILGERGNW
- a CDS encoding sulfite exporter TauE/SafE family protein, with the translated sequence MMNGTIALLAVLVALTILYVAAWIVMLVRSRRQQADASRCRPWPGPIELAIGLVTDFFDTLGIGNFATTTAAFKLFRLVPDERIPGTLNAGHTLPVVAEALIYVAILQVDMTTLVAMIGAAVAGAWLGAGIVARLPRRAIQIGMGCALLVAATLMLLTQFGVLARLTGETLSLSGLRFAVGVTANFVLGALMTLGIGLYAPCMILVSLLGMNPTAAFPIMMGSCAFLMPVGSLRFISLDKYSLRAALGLTIGGIPGVLLAAFLVKSLSLGAVRWLVVFVVVYAAVMMLRSAWTERAGGARVIEVGR
- a CDS encoding glycyl-radical enzyme activating protein; the protein is MTCATWSDPAFVGRSVIEGRVLRIERFAIHDGPGIRTTVFLKGCPLRCAWCHSPESQLSSPEFMPRAERCVRCGACTAVCPHHAVQPAADGGMVTPDACDTCGACAEACPTGARELVGRSMSVDALMAEIERDRIFYDESGGGVTFSGGEPLMQPVFTLEMLAACRAAGVHVAVDTCGQVDPDVLMEAAGDADLFLFDLKIIDEDRHRAFTGASNFRILQNLERLAAVHSQVLVRFPLIPGVNDDDENVRAMGAFLASLHLTRVDVLPYHRAGLAKYERLQRPYRLGHVQPPSTDQVARAVRLLEGCGLIVRPGGSS